The Archocentrus centrarchus isolate MPI-CPG fArcCen1 chromosome 24, fArcCen1, whole genome shotgun sequence DNA segment TGGATGCATAAATTGGAAGATGTATGTAGTTTTCTGTGTCATCTATTTCCTATTAAAACAACTTAACAGAACACTCTTGTCATCCATCTGAGACTCCTGTGTCTTAATGATAGAGCTGAAATTGAATAAATCTAAACTTACACAGTCGGCAATTTTGCAGGTTTCCTTTCTAGACTTCAAATAGGCTAAACCTAAATAATATAGCAACTctttccagtcttactgaccaaagCACTTAAAATGCTCACACATTCAAACAGCACATTTAATACTACTCTGCTGTACAGTGCTtttcctcccacacacacactgacgcCACTGATTTGTCTGTGTTGCTTTCTTTCTGTATTATATGTTTAACCACTTCATATTTTCCCCATGGTGTCGGTTTAGCTTTGTTTGTCAAATCAGCCTCTCTGCTGCTAGTACACTCATCCATAATTGTGactggtcagatgctgccaatGCCGATCCTTTCATGTGGACTGTGggggaaaccctgggttaacttagAGAGTTCATAACCAGCTTTGTGTGAGTGCTCATCATGGGTGCTGATGTTTGGgcaagtgaatccagataacagaAGGATAACCTGGGAATACTGAACTTGCTCTGTAGTACAGGCCTCGGGTCAGGAGGAGAGCAAGGGTAGCCTCAGACACAATAATATGTAGAAGATGTCAAATTTTGTGTTAAaatttgttgtaaatgactgtATAGCTGCGAATTCTGACagttatacaaaaaaaaaaaaaaaaaaaactcaggaaGGGGACACATACTTTCACTGTATTGTATTTGTCGCTGAATAGCAGCTACACATTCAGtccaaaatatttaatgaaaaaaaatgtagccaaATATTTAAAGTGCACAATATTGTCATGCAATATCATGCCGATAAGATAAAACGAAACATGTTCATGAGGCAAGTTTTGCTCCAGGTGTGGTCTAGACCCACCTGGAGCAAAACACCTGGAACTTTTGACAGGAATATAATGTTACTTGCAGTACTTCTATATAATGGTACTTACTTACACTTACAGTGTataaaaatttattttcctTGATTCATTTTGAGAATCACTATCTTAACAATATTCAACTGAAGTTAACTTGTCTTACCAGTTGTAAAGTTGATGCCAAGGTTGCCCAGCTCTGTTCACTCCCTCCTCCCTTCTGTTCCAAACAAAATGTACTGAATATGTGGTCGAGTGTCCCTGCATATTGTATGTCACCTCTGGCTTGTATACACCCATGACTACTTTGTGGAAACtccagaaaatgaaaaaaaaaagaaaataaaatcagacagGCCAGACAGAGGTTTTTAGAGGGttttattaagttttttttttttaagtagtctcAGTAAGTTGTATGGTTTATCAGGTTAGCCTGCGGGCAGGTCTGTACctgtattattgttattattattatttttatcttggattgtatttttcttttttcttttctttttttttggactataTATTTTTCATGCCCCATTTTTTTCAGGAAAACAGGAACTATGTAACTATGTATACACTATATGTCTATCATGAGTCTCCGTCAAACACTACAAAGAAAAAGAGTGACAGTGATGTGCTCTGGGGTTAGATACTAAAATGTGCATGCTGCTTTCAAGTTTATAGGAACAAAATATATTAATTGTATACGTCTTTATTAACAAGCATCAGATTGTTAATAAACATTTCTTGAAGTCTGTAAATGACTATTTAAAcgtttgaaaaacattttctcattCACTTAATAAAATTAGTCTAGAAATTAAAACTGCGGTATGAATGCattagctgaaaaaaaaaaaccctcccatGTTCACAAACTGCTCTTTTGAAGAATATTTTCACAATATGTAATACACAGAAGATACAAAAATGTACAAGTACTGTACCACAGGCCCACTTATCATGAAACAACTGGCATATAACACCCGACTAGTTGCTTCCACCACTTCATTTGCAGCTATATGTACCAAATTTAGAGTCTAACAAAGCAAGACAATATATTGTTGACCACagttaaattaaatggttatactGCTCTCTATTTCAGTCGGGTTCAGATATGTGTAGGGTACTTCAAGCTGAGAATTTCTTGCTGTAATTTCTTGACTGAGGTAAGAAAGCTCCGCCTGAAATTCTTTAATCATTTGCTTTGGGGCAGGCTCATCGAATTGTTCTTCAGGGTACTGACCCAGCAGAACCTGCAGAGAGCAAAGACACATTTGGTCAAATGaatagtattttatttgtgaTGCTCTTTTTCAAAGCACTCCATAAAACATTAATAAGTCataaatgttatatttttgttaGGAAAAATACATACCACGTCTGTGTACTTGTCCGAAAGCAGCCAAAGCATTCCTGCAAACTTTACTGTCTCCCCAATATTTGGAAGGGTCTCCAATATTGTCTTCATGCTTGACTGCCCCTTTGTGGTTGGAGCAGGTTTGCGAAGCAGGAGTGAGCCGCTGGGCACCCAGGAACTGTAGTCAAACTAGATCATAACAGAAGTATTTGTAAATGATTTGGAAATTTGGAAATAAAGGCTAGACATCTGTTCTCATTTTATCCACTAAGAATTTTAAAGCTACAGCAAACGTAGCCTTTCTTCTGTTATGGCTTTCTGATACATAAAGTATAAGGAATTATGGTAGCATGAAGCAGATCTTGTTTAATACAGTAGATCTAAACGATAAGTGTGGTCTGAGACCTTTGTTGATTGTAATATGTTGTATGCAGTATGTATCCTTCTCCACAAAGGTGCACATCAGAGGATGGAACATGGACCAGAATGCAGTGGTACTTTTTCCTGGTCAGGATGAAGCTGAATCAATAATTTACTGTATAAATACCATGACTTCTTGTGTTCCCTATGTGAATTATGACAGTTTCAGGATAGTCTCAGAGCTTTGGACCTCACTGTACTTGATCAAACATATTGTATTGGCACACCTGTCCGTTATTGACTGCAGCATGTTGAACTGACACTGTGAAGATCACCATCGTGATGAACTTTATCACTTCTTCAACTGTATTAAAGCATGCTGGAAACCCTGTTAACAGAACAATCACAATCactaacaaaatatttttattatacgATAGACTATATGTGAAAATTATGGTGGGTATTTATTATTTACCAGAGAGTTTGTTTCCTAAGAAGCCATGTGTATATATCTCATTGATCCATTCCTGCAGCTCAGTGTCCTTGCACACATCACTGTCTGATGGATAATAGTACTCCACTAGATACTTCACAaagctggttaaaaaaaaaaaagaaaagaaaagaaaaaaaggttttatatTATAAAAATTCCCACTCACCCTGCGGGCAGTCTTTGTCCTTCAACCTCCCCCCAGTTTGGGGTTACTGCCTCaagcatatcccattttgacctcaatactatgctggccacttggttatgtcATTCTATGTATgctctgcctgctagcatcttgcaccctgctgttatgtgctggattttCTCAGGGGcgtctctgcacagcctgcacctggggtcttgcctggtgcaGTAGATCCCAGCTTCTATCagtcttgtgcttagagcttgttcccaTGCTACCATGATTAGGGCCTCTGTCtgtcagcccagctttgtccagccattagtaggatttttctatatcagccacttcttctatctgcttgtggtacatgccatgcagaggcctgtccttccatcatggctcctgttcttgctcctcctCAGTGTGCTGGACTTGAGGtgttttcttgtcttgatgtcagtggtatctcctcctttggcaagcttattatcccagcagggtgtCTGATGGCTGGTGAGGTGTAagtgttgattgcccagatcttgttcttgttcttctcATTCAGCTAACTCCTCAGGactttcctttctctctgcagGTCTTTAGCCAGTTGTGTCTTTCATCATGACCTCTTCATGGTTctcatttgcctgtgggattccaaggtacttgtagctatcCTCAGTGCCCAcagtgttgccttctggtagtgcaatcccctcagttctgactactttaccttttttttggcatctgactacacttctccagtccaaattaTATTCCGATGTcactgctgtagatcctagtggtgtggatcaatGAATCAatgtctcgttcactcctggcatacagctcgATGTCATCCacgtacaggaggtggctgatgtttgctccttCTCTAGTCGGTATCTATAGCCAGAACAGCAGTgaggacagagcatctccttggtaaatttcacatttgatggtgacttgtgcaattagcttgaagttggcctttaGTGTTGTTCTTCACATTGAGTTGTTGATAAAGgttcttagggtcctgttgttCTTGTATAATTCTGGGCATTCATCCATGTGTGAGGCACTGAGTCATAggctctcttttctttttctttttttttagttttcagattctattttattaaaatctttaaaaagtaaacaaagacatcaCCGAGACACAAACAGGACATTCTACAAGTCAGATTATATAAACGTtacaacaggaaacacacaacaACTTTTATTTAGTcagggggtcaaaggtcatatgAAGGTGAGGTCAGAGGGGATCAGGTGCAGTAGGATGCTCTGGCATAGACTTTGCAGACTTTTATGACTCTGCTGCTCAAAGAACTGTCTGATGACATCAGATGTCATGGCTTGTCCTCCAGCtggagtcataggctttcttgttaTCACCCCAGGGTGTGCACATGTCAGTCTGgtcttgagtgactgctgtATCTACCAGTAGTTGGTGGGTATTTCTGCCAATTACTTTCTGGGCCCCGCTCATGTGTTGAGCAATGTGCTTTTTCATCTTAGCTGATATaatgcctgacaggagcttccatgttttgctgaggcaggttattggcccgTAGTTgaatgggactggtcccttctgggtaTCTTTGGGGATCAAGACTGTCCAACCCTTGTTTAGTCATTCTGGGTATGTCTCATCCACTAGcggctggttcatttgtgctgccaggcactcatggagtgcagttagttTCTTTAGCCCACAGGTGtaaatcatgtcagggcctggtgctgttcaactcttcatatttgagactctttGTCTCAAACAgcgtctgccactgtgatggttactggatcttgttcagggaggttgctgtggtctggtctggtcttgtatgtctgtgtgtgtgtgtgtgtgtgtgtgtgtgtgtgtgtgtgtgtgtgtgtgtctgaaaatACATGATTTAAATTTGCATTGTCAAACCATGGTGACACCAAGTTCATTCAATTAATCATTGTTGTAATTGCAAAAGGATGCAAtctttaaaacttaaaatcatGCATCATATAGTTAATTTAATCCATACCTGTTGATGATGTTCCACAGCTTCAGACCATCATCTCTGTAGTAGAAGTTGGGGATTGACTCCAGTCCTCGTGCAGTGATGTTCTCTGGCAGGCAGAGGGAGCTGTAAGTCATTCTAGAGAGACCCCTTCTCATGAGCTCTATTATCCCCTCATATCCAAGTGAACTCTGTTGGTAATCAGATAGTTGCAGTTAGTTAGGTTTCTGGAATTTACAACTATggaattataaaatacaagaaccATGTGAATGTTGAgatatgtgtatacatacagTGCTCAAAGGCCCATCAGGTGCCAAAAGGGTGTTGCGGGCTCCATTGTTTATGTGCAGAGTGTAACGAAAGTGTGAGATCAGCAGCTGTACAGATGGAGGATAAAATACCAAAGTAAAAAACTAGAATAGAAGTCAAGGTAAAGTCTTGTTAACAGATATAAATTCATTTATAGAAACAGGTTTTCCTCTAGTATATCTTAGCACATCTGCCTACAGTGTAATTTTACCTTGTAGAGTGGATGAATCACAGGGAAGCTGCGGAAAGTAGCAATAGCAAAGACCTCTGCCAGATAGTGAGTGCCCAAGAGGTGATAGACTGCTTGATGTTCCATTAGATCTCCGCTTTTAATAAACAGCTTGGCTAGCAGCCAGTCCGCCTCTGGGTCACTGGGCAGAAAGATGGGGTTCTGCTCAGACGGCTGTTGATGCAACTGGAAttataagaaaatattttttaagatATTGTACATATAATAACCCCTTCACTACAGTCCACAATTACACTGTGCTGCTGGACTGTGGAACATGAAACAGAGCCCATAATGTGAATATCATTTACTCTGTCAGCAAAATACCTGTATTGCAATCGGCATCAGTTTGTTCTCCGGGTTcatgtaaaacaaacacaagccAGCAGTCATGTGTAAAGGCTGACCATCATATATCCTTGTGGGTATTCCATCCATGATCTTCTGGTCACAGATGAAGATATTTCCTCTCTGACAGAACAAGAAAGGACAGAAGTAAAGAAGTTAATAAGATGcagcaaaaactaaacaaaacaacccccacccccacaaaaaaacaaacaaacaaaaaacactttttattcATACCTCCATTTCCTGCTTCAGTGAGCTTCCATCTCTCAGGAATTGCTTCACCATCTCCTCTGTAACTGGAAAGTTTGGGGGAAGTTCGGAGCAGCGCTTGATTCCATTCGGGTTTATAGCATTCAGGAACTGGAATCCAAAGAAGTCATCTTCCTTCCAGTGTTGCATAACATACACTGAAAGAAATAGACAAATACAATTCGTCCCATAATCACtaatgacaaaaaacaaaaacaagatacTGACTTTCCTTTATAATCTTTATTGACTATGTAGAACTGCTCCTTCAGGTTTAGCTGCTGACAGTTATTGATATCGGCAGCTCTTGTTAAATTAAATAACACTgagatggtgttttttttgttacctgATATTGGAGTCTTTTTGAACCAGAAGGTGTTTTTCATATCATCTGTGCTTTTCCATTGTTTAGTAGATCCAGCAAGTCCCTTGAACATCAATTCAGCACCACTTTATGAGGAAAggtaaagaaataaatatgtataaaaCAATATACATGACCAGAAATGAATGATTCAAAGCAATCttttgccagttttttttttttgcagttacaAATAATGCACAGATTCAATTACTAACTCACATCATCCTTTTGGTATGAAATATTTCACTTGATTTGGCCATAGAGAAGCGCTGTTCAGCTGGGAACTCAGAGACATCTTTGTAATGACTGTTGTGTGGTAGCTTTTCATCAGTGATCtcccatctaaaaaaaaaaatacaatcaaacaaaaaaccaacaagaaaaaaaggaaataaattacAGTCGAATGCATTAATTGTATAGCCCAATattcagtgttaaaaacaaGAATGTAAATATGTGTGTAAACTTACTGGTACAATTTCTTTTTATCAGTTAGCTCATTTCTCCGCTGGTCAATCAGCAGAGGATGGTCCTCCTCAAAAACCTTCACAGCTGTGAggtgaaaaacagattttaaatcaaaaatgaatgcaaatagtcaaaatcaaataatgtttgaaagaaacaaacaaaacaaaatattggcAGCACTGATTTATAATGAATTCATTTTAGCAGACCTCGCCCTCCTCTGCGCTCCACCAGTGTTCCCTTGGCAATCCATCTGTAACAGGGGAAAAGAATGACTTCTCCTTCTGGAGTTGTCACCAGTATTTTGGAGCAGTACCACTCATCTTCTGAGAGACGAAGAAAGGGATCTTTCTCAACCTTGACCAGAAGAAGTTTCCCCAGTGACAAATTAGTTTTTATGGTGTAGGCCCCTGTCTGGAAATCCAAGTAAatatgaaacaaatgaaaaaagtaaatacatttaaaaaataaacaaataaatgagcttaaacaacatgaaagcatggacccATCTTGGCTTCCATCAGTGATTTGGGCTTCttctggtggtgtaatggtgtggggtatATGTtcctggcacactttgggcctcttagtaccaCCTGAGGGTCCTTTAAGCACCACAGCCCACCTGACCTGAcaatgtccatccctttatgaccacagcgtacACATCTTTTGATAGCTTGCGACAAATGTTATAACATTCAAAATGTACTTTTCTAGACCAAGCTTAAAACTTATTTAATAAACAATATTATACTAAATAGAACTTGCCTTTCCAGATTTAAAGTCAATGCCTGGATTGTCCAACTTTGTTCGATCACTCTGCCCTTCAGTTCCAAATAGGATGATGTATATATTGTCCATTGTCCCTGCATGTTTCATGTCACCCGTTGTCACCTCTAGCTTGTACTCAGCCATGGTTATTTCTTTGAAACTGTGTAAGCAAAGAAGAAGCACGGGTCTGtgttgtttctttctctttctctcttcaaaAAGCTCTTCACTTTTGTactcaaaaatattaaacatgcaAAATGCTTAAACCTAATGCCACTGAATATTAGCCTGGATACATTATTAAACCTAAAATGCAGTGATCATCACCTATCATAGCTAGTAGACAAACCTTTACTTTGGAGCTGTGTGTACTTACCTCTCAGCCTTGAAGCAGTGCTTTGTGATTTGAATTCAAGTAAGTGTTACTGTACctcctttctgtgtttttacataCAGGCACACCTGGTTAATCAGGTTCACCTGAGGGAAATTCCTTAGATGATAGATAAAGTCtgtatctgaaaaaaaaatcattgacaCTTTTTCATATCCTCAGTGTTTGCCTGTTGTTTAGTAGAGCCCTTGAATATCAAATCCATGCcagtatgatttaaaaaaaaaggcacacaaGTAAATGCATATTAAACAATATTGTATGCATATACCTACATTAGTGCAATAGAAATGtgtttgaccattttttttggAGATAATTTATCTGATGTTCAGGAACAGGACCACACCCCAAACACGTCTCACACATTTATAAATACCTACTTTCCCACAGCTGTTTCTCCTCTTGATACCCCACCATCCTTccacttttttgtgtttttcaatcTCTCTCAAAGGTATTGGGAGGATCTGCCAGGCCCGGGAGCCACTGCCAATCCTCAGTGAGGCCTTTCTCAAACCACAGCTCGTTACTTCTCTGTAAATAAGTTTTTCATCTGCATGCGTTGTCCGGGTCCTTGGTAGTGAATTGTGTCTTATAACTAGTGTAATTTTTATATTAGAATTACTGACTCAAATTCTTTGGTAAAAATTAGAATTGACATATGGGGTTGGTTTGCTTTCTTGCCTCACAAGGAGGACCTCCTGGATACACTGGCTGGGAGCTTCCTTATCTTCTCTTTACCTGGTGACTGCTTGCTGAGCAAAGGTTCCCATTTTGAGGACTATGGATTCATAAGGGGATAGACCCAATAGCGACAGCTCATTGAGTGCAAAGCCTAtgtgaaacaaaagaagaaactcAATTTAATTCAACTTGAATGCTAGTTATAAAGTCGATGCCAGAGTTGTCTAATTAAGTTTACTCCCTCCACTCTTTTACTCCAAATAGGATGATGTGTATGTGGTCTTTTCCCCTTACCTATTGCACATAACCTGTTGTCAGTCCTAGAGTGTACTCAGCCAAAACTCAAAACTATAAATATTCATCCATAGAAGAGCAAAATGCTTGTAAGCACTTAAGTTTGATGATAATTTATTAGGCCTGTAATCATTTGAAAGATGCACAAAGTTATTACAGTTTTATACTGAGGCTGTTAGCgccctcctctctccctcagctgcagtaaaaatctttcttttctgtggTATGAATACTtgctctgttctttttttaatgataattcCCTGGATCTCACTGTGACCTTCTCCACAGTCAAAGAGGTGTTTTTATAATGGACCAAGAACAGCGCCCATAATAATAAAGAACAGTCAACAAGTTTGATTTTGAGTCTAACTGAAGGTGCTTAATGCCCACTTTAGTCCCTTCTCAGAGCTTTGGTCTGCTGATCTCAGGTCTGATTTAACTTTGTTGTCAGCACCACTATTATTAATCACTGATGTACTTGATAAAACATATAGAAAATATGTAGTGCACCAATCAACTGATCTTGATCCTGCACTCAACTCTCTCTCCTTCTGGAAAACATCTGTTTGGACTGTGGcaatatattatattaatttaaTCACTTGCtgatgtttcacaatatgatCCTGGGAGGAGAAACAAATCCCTCTGGGTTTGGATTAGCAACGGCAtcctgcataaaaaaaaaaaatctgccaaattaaACATGTGAAGCTCCAGTACCCACTGTGGCAACCACTTGTGAATATGGGAACAGCCAAAGGTAGCATACATCTCAGTAGTGGAACCTGGGGATTGACTCCAGACTTTGTGCAGTGATGTTTTGTGACCAACAGAGGGAGCTGTAGTTCATTTAATGAGAACAACAGGGATCAGCAGCTGTACAGACAGTGAAGAGACATGCTTTTCATGAGCTTGTTGATCCTCTCAGGTCCTGAAGAGctctaataattaataataataataaaaagctgtTAAAAGTAATAGTTTATAggaatgtaaaatataaatactctGAAGCTCAATCTAGTTCTAGATCTAATAGAAACCAAGGCTATTAAGAAATATTTGCACATATTAAAGAGCTATGCAATACTTAAGGCCCCCATCAGTGTTTGTGCAGTCTAGTGTAATTTTACATGGATTTATCATTGAGTAAATACCACAGTTGTCCTGTAAGCACattcaaagcataaaaaaactgCTGTATTTGTTTATAATTATTCTaatatttattcagtttatatTTGACTGGAAAAAGAAATGGTGGCAATATTATTCTAGAGAAGATTCATTTGAAATTTAATAgatattattgtatttttcaaATGCACTGTTGCTCCAAACACTGCAATAAAATGTATATAAGACAATCTGGAATGAATTGCTATCATGGATTTCCTTTAGCAGCTGATAAATCTGCAAACTGACACGACAGTGTCactcagttgctgcagatttgtcggctgcatccgtgatgcaaatctcctgttccaccatatgccaaaggtgctctattgggcatttgagtacagtgaactcatcgtcatgttcaagaaaccagtttgagatgatttgaactttgtgacatggtgcattatcctgcagGAAGATGGGCGCATgttggtcataaagggatggacatagcAACAGTATTcagtaggctgtggtgtttaaatgaagttcagttggtactaaggagcccaaaatgtgccaagaaaagtTGTACACCATAaatccccacaccattacatcacCACCAATGGCCTGAATCGTTGATACAAGGGAGGATGGATCtatactttcatgttgttttctaccatctgttgcagcagaaatggagacttaTTAGACCAGGGAACAtctttccaatcttctattgtgagcctgtgcaaattgtcacctcagtttcctgttctcagctgacaggagtggcatccagtgtggtcttctgctgctgtcgcCCATCTGTTTCAAAGTTCGACATGTTTAGAGACATGCTGTGCTCTTCTGCAGAATgagtggtttatttatttactctttgCCTTTCTggcattctcctctgatctctggtATCATGAAGGCAGATATGCCCAGGAAACTGTTGCTCTCTTTATATTtctcagaccattctctgtaaactctagagatggatTATGGGAAAACCCTaataaatcagcagtttctgaaatattagTTTCAGAAGCACCGCTATGCAATTCTAATTATTAATCTAACGGTGAGCATGGAAATGACACTAGGCTAGTTACagtaaagcaaataaataaacctaaaaaaaacaacaaagaaatatacaaaaattgTAAAGACTTTATTAAACTGTATTAAAGCACATGCATTGTTATGTTATCCATCTGCTTATACTCACATCCTGACATACTACACACCCAGACAACAAATTTGCACTGGGTTGACTCCTTCTGAAAAGATCAGTGATACATCATTTAGGGTCACTGAGGAGGGAATAGCAAATATTACGTAAAGTGCTGGCATACCTTCTGACACACAGAAATGATGCAATTTAACCAACAATCTGCATTTTCCCCATGGCTACTACTGAAAGGCAAGAgtgtgaaaacatttaaattcttGTTCATATAGATACCATATCACATAGAATATAAATCCACTGTGTGTATCTGTACTCAAGAAAATATAGTTAATCTTAACAGAATAAGTGCACATTTTCGATCTTATCCATGCAAAGTgaaatgcttgttttatttctctctgcatagagaccacacacacagcaacagacCTGGCAAGTGAAGTGGGTTTTCTTTAAGGCTTCTTCATAATCTAGTGTAATACAGGAAGAAATAAATTTTTTTAGTTGCAACATTCACATAATATGACAGTGAATCTCATGCAGCTTTGACAGGTCAGCCGTGTTTAGTCAAATGTTAACATGGCGTAGGACGCGACGGAGTGAGTGCCCATCTCGTGCTGTGCACATGGCAGGAAGGGGTACGGGCTCGGTCTTGTGCTCCACTGTGTTGAAGTGGCACTTCTTAAGATGGTTCGACATGCTGGGGATATCAGTGAAACCCCATGACAACACCGGGCTGAAGGCAGTGCTGAATCTCCACACCTGCaatggtaaataaacaaattgtgcctatgatttaaaaaaaaaaaaattaagtttgtCTTTATAATACAGTCATCCATATATTTACTGCACATTTAATATTGGTAGCTAAAACAATTATTTACATTGCTGCTTACAAGAAAATTCAACAACCAATTTAGAGAAAATGTTAAACACCAACAAAATATATTAGTTTTCTGCTTACTTTATTTTTGGTCTGCCATGACACAGTGCCATGAGCACCAGGACTTTGTCTTCGCTCCCATTGCAGCTCCACTATGCCCCTGGTCTGAAGGAGACTGGCACATACCTCCCTCATAGTCCGTGATACCAATGACAACTGGCACAAGCTGAAACTATCCAGGAATCCAGCTATGTGCCACAGTATCTCAATAGGGAGCCCGCTAAATTGGTCAGACTGGGAGTCACCTGGAAGTTTGG contains these protein-coding regions:
- the LOC115774335 gene encoding hydroperoxide isomerase ALOXE3-like; this translates as MAEYKLEVTTGDMKHAGTMDNIYIILFGTEGQSDRTKLDNPGIDFKSGKARAYTIKTNLSLGKLLLVKVEKDPFLRLSEDEWYCSKILVTTPEGEVILFPCYRWIAKGTLVERRGGRAVKVFEEDHPLLIDQRRNELTDKKKLYQWEITDEKLPHNSHYKDVSEFPAEQRFSMAKSSEIFHTKRMIGAELMFKGLAGSTKQWKSTDDMKNTFWFKKTPISVYVMQHWKEDDFFGFQFLNAINPNGIKRCSELPPNFPVTEEMVKQFLRDGSSLKQEMERGNIFICDQKIMDGIPTRIYDGQPLHMTAGLCLFYMNPENKLMPIAIQLHQQPSEQNPIFLPSDPEADWLLAKLFIKSGDLMEHQAVYHLLGTHYLAEVFAIATFRSFPVIHPLYKLLISHFRYTLHINNGARNTLLAPDGPLSTSSLGYEGIIELMRRGLSRMTYSSLCLPENITARGLESIPNFYYRDDGLKLWNIINSFVKYLVEYYYPSDSDVCKDTELQEWINEIYTHGFLGNKLSGFPACFNTVEEVIKFITMVIFTVSVQHAAVNNGQFDYSSWVPSGSLLLRKPAPTTKGQSSMKTILETLPNIGETVKFAGMLWLLSDKYTDVVLLGQYPEEQFDEPAPKQMIKEFQAELSYLSQEITARNSQLEVPYTYLNPTEIESSITI